From the genome of Chania multitudinisentens RB-25, one region includes:
- a CDS encoding branched-chain amino acid ABC transporter permease has translation MSELLFQSLYSGLLAGSVYALLALGLALVFGIMRLVNLAHGELVLLAGYIAYTFESSTGFGPLWSIPLAFIVVCATAIGIYMLLSRIKIDRELNSLLLTYGIAVILTNLILLIWNANIRSSSSVWLQEPIVIGDLYAMNGELVAFVMSLILLVALWKWLASSWYGRAVRAVSSHREASMLMGINPKQTEMISFLLAGMMASVAGVAIYCTRVLQPALGESLTIKAFIITVLAGIGSIPGVLIGAIVIGIAEAMSATLFNPAWQDLVSMGLFLLVLFLRPNGLFGAARRQG, from the coding sequence ATGTCTGAATTATTATTTCAATCATTATACTCCGGCCTGCTGGCCGGCAGTGTCTATGCCTTGCTCGCGCTGGGGTTGGCACTGGTATTTGGCATTATGCGCCTGGTCAATCTGGCGCACGGTGAATTGGTGTTACTGGCGGGATATATTGCCTATACCTTCGAATCATCAACCGGCTTCGGGCCACTCTGGTCGATACCGTTGGCCTTTATCGTCGTCTGTGCGACGGCAATCGGCATCTATATGCTGCTCAGCCGTATCAAGATCGACCGTGAACTCAACTCACTGCTGTTGACCTATGGCATTGCCGTGATTTTAACCAACCTGATCCTGCTGATCTGGAATGCCAATATCCGCTCCAGCAGTTCAGTCTGGCTGCAAGAACCGATTGTTATCGGCGATCTGTATGCCATGAATGGTGAACTGGTGGCATTCGTCATGAGCCTGATCCTGCTGGTCGCACTCTGGAAATGGCTGGCAAGCAGTTGGTATGGCCGCGCCGTTCGCGCCGTATCCAGCCACCGCGAAGCCTCCATGCTGATGGGGATCAACCCCAAACAGACGGAAATGATCTCGTTTCTGCTGGCAGGCATGATGGCGTCGGTTGCCGGTGTGGCGATCTACTGTACACGGGTTTTACAACCCGCGTTGGGAGAATCGCTGACCATCAAGGCGTTCATTATCACAGTATTAGCCGGCATCGGCTCAATTCCAGGGGTATTGATCGGGGCGATTGTGATTGGTATCGCTGAAGCCATGAGCGCGACCTTGTTCAACCCTGCCTGGCAGGATCTGGTCAGCATGGGGTTATTCCTGCTGGTCCTGTTCCTGCGTCCTAATGGTCTATTCGGCGCAGCGCGGCGTCAGGGATAA
- a CDS encoding ABC transporter ATP-binding protein has product MLNIEKVRGGYGAINILWDVSLQIQPGTVTAIVGPNGAGKTTLLKTIAGLLPLTQGQISYRNVDIGGLSPWHTNRSGLALIPEGRMIFRDMTVDDNLIMGAFQKASRPHVKSRLQEIYAMFPRLAERQAQLAGVLSGGEAQMLAVGRCLMSDPSMILIDEPSLGLAPVVVNELFACFARLRESGKTILLVEQNTQLSIALADRVCLMRSGKIMFTKMADEIDMEELHRAYFGH; this is encoded by the coding sequence ATGCTTAATATTGAGAAAGTACGCGGTGGCTACGGCGCAATCAATATTCTGTGGGACGTTTCGCTACAGATTCAACCCGGTACGGTTACGGCGATCGTCGGGCCAAACGGCGCGGGCAAAACCACCCTGCTGAAAACTATCGCTGGGTTGCTGCCGCTGACGCAGGGGCAGATCAGCTATCGCAATGTGGATATCGGCGGGCTGTCTCCTTGGCATACCAACCGCAGTGGGTTAGCCCTGATCCCGGAAGGGCGGATGATTTTTCGCGATATGACCGTGGATGATAACCTGATCATGGGCGCTTTTCAGAAAGCCAGCCGCCCCCATGTAAAAAGCCGCCTGCAAGAAATCTATGCCATGTTCCCACGCTTAGCCGAGCGCCAGGCGCAGTTGGCGGGCGTTCTTTCCGGCGGTGAAGCACAAATGCTGGCGGTGGGGCGTTGTTTAATGTCCGATCCCAGCATGATCCTCATTGATGAACCTTCTTTGGGGCTGGCTCCGGTGGTGGTGAATGAACTTTTTGCCTGCTTTGCCCGGCTACGCGAAAGTGGCAAAACGATTCTGCTGGTTGAGCAGAATACCCAATTGTCGATCGCTTTGGCCGACCGCGTCTGTTTGATGCGCAGCGGTAAAATCATGTTTACCAAAATGGCAGATGAAATTGATATGGAAGAGTTGCACCGGGCCTACTTTGGCCACTGA
- the pcaF gene encoding 3-oxoadipyl-CoA thiolase, which translates to MQHAFICDGVRTPIGRYAGALANLRTDDLAAIPLQALLARYPALDWQRVDDVILGCANQAGEDNRNLARMAALLARLPLEVPGATVNRLCGSGLDALAIAARSIKAGEANLLLAGGAESMTRAPWVMGKADSAFSRQTQMFDTTLGWRFVNPLMQQWHGTESMAETAENVASKFAISRADQDAFALRSQQRTARAQQQGILAEEITSVTVRNQKGGETQITEDEHPRASTTLEQLQRLKPPFRHPGTVTAGNASGINDGAAALIVASEAMALRQGLTPRTRIVATAVCGVEPGLMGIGPVSATEKVLAMSGLRLAQMDVIELNEAFAAQALAVLRQLGLPDDAEQVNPNGGAIALGHPLGMSGARLALAATLELERRNGRYALCTMCIGVGQGIAMILERV; encoded by the coding sequence ATGCAGCACGCATTTATTTGTGATGGTGTGCGAACGCCGATAGGCCGTTACGCCGGAGCGCTGGCCAATTTGCGCACCGACGATCTGGCGGCGATCCCGTTACAGGCGTTATTGGCGCGTTATCCGGCGCTGGATTGGCAACGGGTTGATGACGTCATTCTCGGGTGTGCTAATCAGGCTGGGGAAGATAACCGTAATCTGGCCCGCATGGCTGCGCTGTTGGCGCGTTTACCCCTGGAAGTGCCAGGGGCGACGGTCAATCGGCTGTGTGGCTCTGGTCTGGATGCATTGGCGATAGCCGCGCGCAGTATCAAAGCGGGCGAAGCTAATCTGCTGTTGGCGGGTGGGGCAGAATCGATGACGCGGGCCCCCTGGGTAATGGGGAAAGCCGACAGCGCTTTCAGCCGCCAGACACAGATGTTTGATACCACGCTGGGCTGGCGTTTTGTCAATCCGTTGATGCAGCAGTGGCACGGTACAGAGTCGATGGCGGAAACCGCCGAGAATGTTGCCAGCAAGTTTGCCATCAGCCGGGCCGATCAGGATGCTTTCGCCTTACGCAGCCAACAGCGTACCGCACGGGCGCAACAGCAGGGGATTCTGGCTGAAGAGATCACGTCGGTGACGGTGCGTAATCAGAAAGGGGGGGAAACGCAGATCACCGAGGATGAACACCCGCGGGCCAGCACCACGCTTGAGCAACTGCAACGTTTGAAGCCGCCTTTTCGTCACCCTGGTACGGTTACCGCAGGCAATGCCTCCGGCATCAACGACGGTGCTGCGGCTTTGATTGTGGCCTCAGAAGCCATGGCGTTGCGGCAAGGTTTAACGCCGCGCACGCGGATTGTAGCAACGGCGGTCTGCGGCGTAGAGCCGGGCTTGATGGGGATTGGCCCAGTGTCTGCCACAGAGAAAGTGTTGGCAATGAGCGGATTACGTTTGGCACAAATGGACGTGATCGAACTGAATGAAGCCTTTGCTGCGCAGGCTTTGGCCGTGCTGCGCCAGTTGGGGCTACCCGATGATGCTGAGCAGGTGAATCCGAACGGCGGGGCGATTGCGTTGGGGCACCCTTTGGGCATGAGCGGTGCGCGCTTAGCGCTGGCGGCGACGCTGGAATTGGAACGGCGTAATGGCCGCTATGCGCTCTGCACCATGTGTATTGGTGTGGGGCAGGGTATCGCCATGATTCTGGAACGTGTTTAA
- a CDS encoding ABC transporter ATP-binding protein: protein MLKLDKVSVSFGAVTAVDNVSLMVGQNEIVGLVGPNGAGKTTLFNAISGLVQPTTGTLSFNGSTFGPRGGIHHRARLGIGRTFQVPQPMHELSVMENVRVAQRFSTGKVNLARLGEILELVGLNGKAERAAASELSLSELKALEVAKALATEPNLLLLDEVLAGLETSGKKRFQQMLGRIHAEYGLSILLIEHDLETVTSLCQRVWILNFGRLIADGTPTEVFNDPVVIRSYTGEAYA from the coding sequence GTGCTAAAGCTTGATAAAGTCAGCGTATCATTTGGTGCTGTCACTGCCGTTGATAACGTATCGTTAATGGTGGGGCAAAACGAAATCGTGGGTTTGGTTGGGCCAAACGGCGCAGGCAAAACCACCTTATTTAACGCGATCTCCGGGTTGGTACAGCCTACCACCGGAACACTCAGCTTCAATGGCAGCACATTCGGCCCGCGTGGAGGAATACATCACCGGGCGCGCCTGGGGATTGGCCGTACCTTCCAGGTTCCACAACCGATGCATGAACTGAGCGTGATGGAAAATGTGCGGGTCGCACAGCGCTTTTCTACCGGCAAGGTGAATCTTGCCCGCCTGGGAGAAATTCTGGAACTGGTTGGGCTGAACGGTAAAGCAGAACGAGCCGCCGCCAGCGAGCTGTCACTCAGTGAACTGAAAGCGCTGGAAGTCGCGAAAGCACTGGCGACTGAACCGAACCTGCTCTTGCTTGATGAAGTCCTGGCCGGGCTGGAAACCAGCGGTAAAAAACGTTTTCAGCAGATGCTTGGGCGTATTCATGCCGAATACGGTTTAAGTATTCTGTTGATTGAACACGACCTGGAAACCGTCACCTCGCTATGCCAGCGGGTATGGATACTGAACTTTGGCCGTTTGATTGCGGACGGCACGCCAACAGAAGTGTTCAACGACCCTGTCGTGATCCGTAGCTATACCGGAGAAGCCTATGCTTAA
- a CDS encoding branched-chain amino acid ABC transporter permease has product MMKSFIKLMWFPLLLATLVPAIWHQQPYILSMFTDALTIGALALAWAMLGNLGGMVSFGHSAFFGTGAYISSMLAMNSGMPVLLSMLCGGLAAALTTLLMLPTLRLKGTYFALAILAYSQIFRVLAMQLEGITGGSAGLSGIPTLPVVMGFALNSKLGVYYVILALLTLFLLIYTVLARSDYGLALKAMHDSEAATQVVGVNSLLLKALVLLLSAFMTGLVGAFNAHHMNFLEPDYAFNASWVIVPIIAAIFGGFRSLNGPLVGALVVYLTDQLLFKVLFPTGNLMILGGLLVAIILISPRGLLPLLHSAQRRFYRAKA; this is encoded by the coding sequence ATGATGAAATCATTCATTAAATTAATGTGGTTCCCCCTGCTGTTGGCAACGCTGGTGCCCGCCATCTGGCATCAGCAACCTTATATCCTCAGCATGTTTACCGATGCCCTGACCATCGGCGCATTAGCTCTGGCCTGGGCGATGCTGGGTAATTTAGGCGGCATGGTCAGTTTCGGTCATTCGGCCTTTTTCGGCACCGGGGCCTATATCTCCTCCATGTTGGCGATGAACAGCGGAATGCCGGTACTGCTTTCCATGCTCTGTGGTGGCCTGGCAGCCGCGTTAACCACGTTGCTGATGCTGCCCACATTGCGCCTGAAAGGCACCTACTTTGCGTTGGCGATTCTGGCCTACTCGCAAATATTCCGCGTGCTGGCCATGCAGTTAGAGGGGATCACTGGCGGTTCCGCTGGGTTATCCGGTATTCCTACCTTGCCCGTGGTCATGGGGTTTGCCCTGAACAGCAAACTCGGCGTTTATTACGTGATCTTGGCGTTACTGACGCTGTTTCTACTGATTTATACCGTATTGGCCCGCAGTGATTATGGGCTGGCGTTAAAGGCCATGCACGATTCAGAAGCCGCAACGCAGGTGGTGGGGGTTAACAGCCTGCTGCTGAAAGCGCTGGTTCTGTTACTGTCGGCCTTTATGACCGGGCTGGTGGGGGCGTTCAACGCACACCATATGAACTTCCTTGAGCCTGACTATGCCTTCAACGCCTCCTGGGTCATTGTGCCGATTATCGCCGCTATTTTTGGTGGTTTCCGTTCGTTGAATGGCCCGCTGGTCGGCGCATTGGTGGTCTATTTAACCGACCAACTCCTGTTTAAGGTCCTGTTCCCCACCGGAAATCTCATGATCCTGGGGGGATTACTGGTCGCTATTATCCTGATTAGCCCACGCGGCCTGTTGCCGTTGTTACATTCAGCCCAGAGGAGATTCTATCGTGCTAAAGCTTGA
- a CDS encoding 3-hydroxyacyl-CoA dehydrogenase NAD-binding domain-containing protein, with amino-acid sequence MYNNELEHHPQVSDHAVHLERSGNILIATIHNPPVNAVGHAVRTGLLAALQQAQTDPKIHALLLIGSGNHFAAGADIREFNKPRQAPLLRDVCNQIEASNKPVIAAIAGNALGGGLEIAMAAHYRLAVRGSQLGLPEVKLGLLPGAGGSQRSTRLIGAAAALELMLSGHPLTAEQAIGLGLVDRLGRNARVDGLAYTHELLAKQCGVRRSSKKVTKLADPAAQQAAIAAARAKLPTQFRGLLSPALIIDCVEVACEQPFATGCQYEAAQFQRCQASPQHQALLHAFQAERAVAKLPNLVGGTIRSFTQVGVIGGGTMGAGIAVVMLDADLYVTLLERDKPSLFAGLSRIEDIYRQRVSKKRLSVTVAAARLAKLRGTVQYQILDTADLVVEAVYEDLAAKQAVFRELDAHCKPDAILASNTSYLDISAIAAVTSRPQSVIGLHFFSPAPVMRLLEVVIPPQASAGVIVSAFALARRLGKIPVRTGICDGFIGNRIMSVYRRAAEAMLEDGASPYQIDDAVRGFGFAMGPFQISDVAGGDIAWATRKRRAVHRSPQERYVQIADRLCEQGWFGQKTGRGWYHYESGSRSGQPEAAVLEIVARERERVGIIPRSFSAEEIVRRYLAAMINEGANLVEEGIALRPLDVDVVLLAGYGFPRHHGGPLHYADRIGLPKVLEDIVTFAAEDPLFWRPSPLLIRLVEQRQTFASLNVLHSSH; translated from the coding sequence ATGTATAACAACGAGTTAGAACATCACCCGCAGGTATCTGACCACGCTGTACATCTTGAACGCAGCGGTAACATACTGATTGCAACCATCCATAATCCACCGGTCAATGCAGTGGGGCATGCGGTGCGCACCGGGTTGCTTGCTGCGCTACAGCAGGCGCAAACCGATCCGAAGATCCACGCACTGCTGTTAATCGGTTCAGGGAATCATTTTGCAGCAGGTGCGGATATTCGCGAATTTAATAAACCGCGTCAGGCTCCCTTACTGCGCGACGTTTGCAACCAGATTGAGGCGAGCAATAAACCGGTGATCGCGGCCATTGCCGGTAACGCTTTGGGAGGAGGATTGGAAATCGCCATGGCGGCGCATTACCGCCTGGCGGTCAGGGGTAGCCAACTAGGGTTACCGGAGGTCAAACTGGGCTTACTACCCGGCGCAGGAGGCAGCCAGCGCAGTACCCGGTTAATCGGAGCCGCAGCGGCGTTGGAGCTGATGCTCAGCGGCCACCCGCTGACTGCCGAGCAAGCGATAGGACTGGGGCTGGTGGATCGTCTGGGACGGAATGCCCGTGTCGATGGTCTGGCCTATACCCATGAATTACTGGCTAAGCAGTGCGGTGTGCGCCGCAGCAGTAAAAAGGTGACGAAGCTTGCCGATCCTGCGGCCCAACAGGCGGCGATTGCGGCTGCCCGTGCCAAGCTGCCAACGCAGTTTCGTGGTCTGTTGTCTCCTGCGCTGATTATTGACTGTGTTGAAGTGGCCTGCGAACAGCCGTTTGCGACGGGTTGCCAATATGAAGCTGCGCAATTTCAGCGTTGCCAGGCCAGCCCTCAGCATCAAGCCTTGTTGCATGCATTCCAGGCGGAACGCGCGGTGGCTAAATTGCCCAATCTGGTAGGGGGAACAATACGCTCTTTTACTCAGGTCGGCGTTATTGGTGGCGGCACCATGGGTGCGGGTATTGCCGTAGTGATGTTGGATGCGGATCTGTACGTGACGTTGTTAGAACGCGATAAACCCAGCTTGTTTGCTGGCCTCAGCCGCATCGAAGATATCTATCGTCAGCGGGTCAGTAAGAAACGGCTCTCGGTCACGGTAGCAGCGGCCCGGTTGGCAAAGTTGCGTGGTACGGTGCAGTATCAGATTTTGGATACTGCCGATCTGGTGGTGGAAGCGGTCTATGAGGATCTGGCGGCCAAGCAGGCGGTATTCCGTGAGCTGGACGCTCATTGTAAACCAGACGCAATACTGGCAAGTAACACGTCTTATCTCGATATTTCCGCCATTGCGGCGGTCACCAGCAGGCCGCAGTCGGTGATTGGTTTGCACTTTTTTTCTCCGGCTCCGGTGATGCGTCTGCTGGAGGTGGTGATCCCTCCGCAGGCATCGGCCGGGGTGATTGTCAGCGCTTTCGCTTTGGCGCGCCGGTTGGGCAAAATCCCGGTGCGTACCGGAATATGCGATGGTTTTATCGGTAACCGCATTATGTCGGTCTACCGGCGGGCAGCAGAAGCCATGTTGGAAGATGGGGCTTCTCCTTACCAGATTGATGACGCGGTACGTGGATTCGGTTTTGCCATGGGGCCGTTTCAAATCAGCGACGTTGCTGGCGGCGACATCGCCTGGGCGACACGTAAACGCCGTGCGGTTCACCGCAGTCCTCAAGAGCGTTATGTGCAGATTGCCGATCGTTTATGTGAACAGGGTTGGTTTGGGCAAAAAACCGGGCGTGGCTGGTATCACTATGAATCTGGTTCACGCAGCGGGCAGCCGGAAGCGGCGGTATTGGAGATTGTGGCCCGTGAACGTGAACGGGTGGGGATTATTCCTCGATCGTTCAGCGCCGAGGAGATCGTGCGCCGTTATCTGGCAGCAATGATTAACGAAGGTGCCAATCTGGTTGAGGAGGGCATTGCGTTGCGCCCGTTGGATGTTGATGTTGTACTGTTGGCCGGTTACGGGTTTCCACGTCACCACGGTGGGCCGCTGCATTATGCAGATAGGATCGGTTTACCGAAGGTACTTGAGGATATTGTGACCTTTGCCGCCGAAGATCCGCTGTTCTGGCGCCCCTCACCGTTGTTAATCCGTTTGGTTGAACAGCGGCAGACATTCGCCAGCCTTAACGTTTTACATTCCAGCCATTAA
- a CDS encoding ABC transporter substrate-binding protein, translating to MNLTKWFAIGLSCTTALSVIPATQAAEYQVGAVISLTGVNARGGTGMHEGIKVAESVFNQRGGNVQIKVETINDESSPAKAVAAVERLAANKVVAITGGATSDIVGPAATAADKLGLPFMTSGGTSSEFLTQGFKSFFRINNTTGYVKAMAGLLETMQVKKLAVIYSTKKSTSEMARMMQQYMAEKGVVVTMHPFEATTVDFKPIINKIKLQDKPDAINMIGYENDYVGILRATRVLKPQVKAMVGAWQIATSKMYQDFPDLVDKTYGTEMLPVPVTFNRPEGQAFEAAFRKLYPHEPDYLSQYGFVQGMLLFEAIARAEAAGTLDKGGIAQELRSTPVDTIIGNVRFTEQGDNEEFVQNIGQHQKGNIVIVWPESASTGAMQFPGTPW from the coding sequence ATGAATTTAACAAAATGGTTTGCAATCGGTTTGTCATGCACCACAGCACTGTCGGTGATACCCGCTACTCAGGCGGCTGAATATCAGGTCGGTGCTGTGATTTCACTGACCGGAGTGAATGCCCGTGGAGGAACGGGCATGCATGAAGGCATCAAAGTCGCGGAATCCGTGTTTAACCAACGGGGCGGCAATGTGCAGATCAAAGTCGAGACGATCAACGATGAATCCTCACCGGCCAAGGCCGTGGCGGCAGTGGAAAGGCTTGCCGCCAATAAAGTGGTCGCCATTACCGGTGGAGCAACTTCAGACATCGTGGGGCCTGCCGCTACCGCAGCCGACAAACTCGGCCTGCCCTTTATGACCTCTGGCGGCACCAGCAGCGAATTTCTGACGCAGGGGTTCAAATCTTTCTTTCGTATCAACAATACCACCGGTTATGTCAAAGCCATGGCGGGCCTGCTGGAGACAATGCAGGTCAAAAAGCTGGCGGTTATTTACTCAACCAAAAAATCGACCAGTGAAATGGCCCGCATGATGCAGCAGTACATGGCTGAAAAAGGAGTGGTGGTCACCATGCACCCCTTTGAAGCCACCACGGTGGATTTCAAGCCGATTATCAACAAGATCAAACTGCAAGATAAGCCAGACGCCATCAATATGATTGGCTACGAAAATGACTATGTCGGTATTTTGCGGGCAACCCGCGTCCTTAAACCCCAGGTCAAGGCCATGGTCGGTGCCTGGCAGATCGCTACTTCCAAAATGTACCAAGACTTCCCCGATCTGGTTGATAAAACCTACGGCACAGAAATGCTGCCGGTGCCGGTCACGTTCAATCGGCCGGAAGGCCAGGCATTTGAAGCCGCTTTTCGCAAACTCTACCCGCATGAGCCTGATTATCTTTCACAGTACGGTTTCGTGCAGGGCATGTTGCTGTTTGAAGCCATTGCCCGCGCAGAGGCCGCCGGCACGCTTGATAAAGGAGGAATTGCACAGGAACTGCGCTCCACCCCGGTGGACACCATCATTGGCAACGTGCGCTTTACCGAGCAGGGCGACAATGAAGAATTCGTACAGAACATCGGACAACACCAGAAAGGCAACATCGTCATCGTGTGGCCAGAAAGTGCATCCACAGGCGCCATGCAGTTTCCTGGTACTCCCTGGTAA
- the rapA gene encoding RNA polymerase-associated protein RapA, with product MPFTLGQRWISDTESELGLGTVVALDARMVTLLFPATGENRLYARNDSPITRVMFNPGDTISHHEGWQLQVEEVKEENGLLTYIGTRLDTHETGVTMREVLLDSKLTFSKPQDRLFAGQIDRMDRFALRFRARKYQSEQYRLPFAGLRGMRASLIPHQLHIAYEVGQRHAPRVLLADEVGLGKTIEAGMIIHQQLLAGRAERVLIVVPETLQHQWLVEMMRRFNLYFSLFDDSRYTEAMQDSSNPFETEQLVICSLDFVRRNKQRLEQLADAHWDLLVVDEAHHLAWSEEAPSREYQVIEQLAEQTPGVLLLTATPEQLGQQSHFARLRLLDPNRFHDYQEFVNEQQKYRPVADAVTLLLSGEHLADDKLNLLGDLIDEQDIEPLLKAANSDSDNSEQARQELVTMLMDRHGTSRVLFRNTRNGVKGFPHRHLHQIKLPLPTQYQTAIKVSGIMGAKKTVEARARDMLYPEQIYQEFEGENATWWNFDPRVEWLLDYLIANRHEKVLVICAKADTALQLEQVLREREAIRAAVFHEGLTIIERDRAAAYFASQEEGAQVLLCSEIGSEGRNFQFASHMVMFDLPFNPDLLEQRIGRLDRIGQMHDIQIMVPYLEDTAQAILGRWFHEGLDAFEHTCPTGRPIYDSSYEQLIGYLAAPTEQEGLDEFIHTCRQQHNQLKTQLEQGRDRLLEMHSNGGEKAQELAAAIATQDNDINLVSFALNLFDIVGINQEDRSDNLIVLTPSDHMLVPDFPGLPQDGCTVTFDREQALSREDAQFVSWEHPIIRNGLDLILSGDTGSCAVSLLKNKALPVGTLLVELVYVVEAQAPKHLQLTRFLPPTPIRMLMDRKGSNLAAQVEFESFNRQLNAVNRHTSSKLVNAVQQDVHIMLQQAESLVEAQARALIEQAKQEADDKLSTELARLEALKAVNPNIRDDEVETLEFNRKQVLANLNEAGWRLDAIRLVVVTHQ from the coding sequence ATGCCTTTTACACTTGGTCAACGCTGGATCAGCGATACGGAAAGCGAATTGGGATTGGGAACCGTGGTAGCGCTGGATGCGCGTATGGTTACCCTGCTTTTCCCCGCCACCGGTGAAAACCGTCTCTATGCCAGAAATGACTCGCCAATTACTCGCGTGATGTTCAACCCAGGTGACACTATCAGTCACCATGAAGGTTGGCAGTTGCAGGTTGAAGAAGTCAAAGAGGAGAACGGTCTGCTGACCTACATCGGCACGCGTTTGGATACTCATGAAACCGGCGTCACCATGCGGGAAGTGCTGCTGGACAGCAAGCTGACCTTCAGTAAGCCACAGGATCGTCTGTTTGCCGGTCAGATTGACCGGATGGATCGCTTTGCACTGCGCTTCCGTGCACGTAAATACCAGAGTGAGCAATATCGTCTACCCTTTGCCGGTTTGCGCGGTATGCGTGCCAGCCTGATCCCACACCAGTTGCACATTGCCTATGAAGTTGGCCAGCGCCATGCGCCGCGCGTTCTGCTGGCCGATGAAGTTGGCCTGGGTAAAACCATCGAAGCCGGGATGATCATTCACCAGCAATTGCTGGCAGGCCGTGCCGAACGCGTGTTGATTGTGGTGCCGGAAACCCTGCAACACCAGTGGCTGGTTGAGATGATGCGCCGCTTCAATCTCTATTTCTCACTGTTTGATGACAGCCGCTATACCGAAGCCATGCAGGACAGCAGCAACCCGTTCGAAACTGAACAGTTGGTGATCTGCTCGCTGGATTTTGTGCGCCGTAATAAACAGCGCCTGGAACAGTTGGCCGATGCCCATTGGGATTTGCTGGTGGTGGACGAAGCCCACCATTTGGCCTGGAGCGAAGAGGCACCCAGCCGCGAATATCAGGTTATCGAACAACTGGCGGAGCAGACCCCTGGCGTGCTGTTGCTCACCGCCACCCCAGAGCAACTCGGCCAGCAAAGCCACTTTGCTCGCCTGCGCCTGCTGGATCCGAACCGTTTTCATGATTATCAAGAGTTTGTCAACGAGCAGCAGAAATACCGCCCGGTCGCCGATGCGGTAACGTTATTACTGAGTGGCGAACATCTGGCCGATGACAAACTCAATCTGTTGGGCGATCTGATCGACGAACAGGACATTGAGCCACTGCTCAAAGCGGCCAACAGTGACAGCGATAACAGTGAACAGGCACGCCAGGAACTGGTCACCATGTTGATGGATCGCCATGGCACCAGCCGCGTGCTGTTCCGTAATACCCGTAACGGAGTGAAAGGTTTCCCACACCGCCATCTGCACCAGATCAAGCTGCCGTTGCCAACGCAATATCAAACGGCAATCAAAGTCTCCGGCATTATGGGCGCGAAGAAAACCGTTGAAGCCCGCGCCCGCGACATGTTGTATCCAGAGCAGATTTATCAGGAATTCGAAGGGGAAAATGCCACTTGGTGGAACTTCGATCCGCGCGTTGAATGGCTGCTGGATTACCTGATCGCCAACCGTCATGAAAAGGTGCTGGTGATTTGTGCCAAGGCTGATACCGCGTTGCAACTGGAACAGGTGCTGCGTGAGCGGGAAGCGATCCGTGCCGCCGTATTCCATGAAGGGCTGACGATTATCGAACGCGATCGCGCTGCCGCTTACTTCGCGTCACAGGAAGAAGGGGCGCAGGTGTTGCTGTGTTCTGAAATCGGCTCCGAAGGGCGTAACTTCCAGTTTGCCAGCCACATGGTGATGTTCGATCTGCCGTTCAACCCGGATTTGCTGGAACAGCGCATTGGCCGCCTGGATCGTATCGGCCAGATGCATGACATCCAAATCATGGTGCCTTATCTGGAAGATACCGCGCAGGCGATTCTGGGCCGCTGGTTCCATGAAGGGCTGGATGCTTTCGAACATACCTGCCCGACCGGCCGCCCGATTTATGACAGCAGTTACGAGCAGTTGATTGGTTATTTGGCCGCGCCCACCGAACAGGAAGGGTTGGATGAGTTTATCCACACCTGCCGCCAGCAGCACAACCAGCTCAAAACCCAGTTGGAACAGGGCCGCGATCGGTTGCTGGAAATGCACTCCAACGGCGGTGAAAAAGCCCAAGAGCTGGCAGCCGCCATCGCCACACAGGATAACGATATCAATCTGGTCAGCTTTGCGCTCAATCTGTTCGATATCGTCGGCATCAATCAGGAAGATCGCAGCGATAACCTGATCGTTCTGACACCGTCAGATCATATGCTAGTGCCGGATTTCCCGGGTTTGCCGCAGGATGGCTGTACCGTAACTTTCGATCGTGAACAGGCGCTGTCGCGTGAAGATGCTCAATTCGTCAGTTGGGAACACCCGATTATCCGCAATGGCCTGGATCTGATTCTGTCTGGTGACACCGGCAGTTGTGCGGTTTCGTTACTGAAGAATAAAGCGTTGCCGGTAGGAACCTTGCTGGTGGAACTGGTGTATGTGGTTGAAGCGCAGGCGCCGAAACACCTGCAACTGACCCGCTTCCTGCCACCAACGCCAATCCGCATGCTGATGGATCGTAAAGGCAGCAATCTGGCGGCACAGGTTGAGTTCGAAAGCTTTAACCGCCAGTTGAATGCCGTGAATCGCCACACCTCCAGCAAGCTGGTGAACGCAGTGCAACAGGATGTGCATATCATGCTGCAACAGGCAGAAAGCCTGGTAGAAGCACAGGCCCGCGCACTGATTGAGCAGGCTAAACAAGAGGCCGACGACAAGCTGAGCACTGAGCTGGCGCGTCTGGAAGCCCTGAAAGCGGTTAACCCGAACATCCGTGACGACGAAGTTGAAACTCTGGAGTTCAACCGCAAACAGGTGCTGGCTAATCTGAACGAAGCCGGATGGCGCTTGGATGCTATCCGCCTGGTGGTGGTCACTCACCAGTAA